One Solanum pennellii chromosome 10, SPENNV200 genomic region harbors:
- the LOC107001760 gene encoding secretory carrier-associated membrane protein 2-like, whose product MAYNDNPFAEEANVNPFANGSSARGSTVDIPLDSAKDLKKKEKELQARESDLKRREEDVRRREEALAGAGVVIEHRNWPPCLPIIHHDIANEIPIHLQKMQYVAFTTLLGLAGCMVWNIMATACMWIKGGDVGAWFFGLIYFLGIPSAYFLWYRPLYRAMRTDSALNFGWFFFCYSIHIVFCVLATAAPPFVFRQNSITGFIIAINIIGWNSIVGILYFIGAGLFALESVISIWVIQQVFTYFRGSGKAAEMKKEAARSTINTVM is encoded by the exons AATGGGAGCTCCGCTCGTGGTTCAACAGTCGATATTCCTCTTGATAGTGCAAAG gatttgaagaagaaagagaaggaaCTACAAGCTAGAGAGTCTGATctgaaaagaagagaagag GATGTGAGAAGGAGAGAAGAAGCTTTAGCAGGAG CTGGTGTTGTTATAGAGCATCGTAATTGGCCACCGTGCCTCCCAATCATTCATCATGATATCGCGAATGAAATTCCAATCCATCTACAAAAGATGCAGTATGTTGCATTCACTACATTGTTGG GTTTGGCGGGTTGTATGGTATGGAACATTATGGCAACCGCTTGTATGTGGATCAAAGGAGGAG ACGTTGGCGCATGGTTTTTCGGTCTTATCTACTTCTTAGGTATTCCATCAGCCTACTTTTTGTGGTATCGTCCTCTTTATCGCGCGATGAG GACTGATAGCGCGCTGAATTTTGGGtggtttttcttttgttattcg ATTCACATTGTATTCTGCGTCTTAGCCACAGCAGCACCTCCATTCGTGTTCAGGCAGAATTCCATTAC TGGTTTCATAATTGCAATTAATATTATCGGCTGGAATTCGATAGTTGGG ATATTATACTTCATTGGTGCTGGACTCTTTGCTCTTGAATCAGTGATCAGCATATGGGTTATTCAG CAAGTGTTTACGTATTTCAGAGGGAGTGGAAAAGCCGCGGAGATGAAGAAAGAGGCTGCAAGATCAACGATTAACACAGTCATGTGA